The Candidatus Neomarinimicrobiota bacterium genome contains a region encoding:
- a CDS encoding 1-acyl-sn-glycerol-3-phosphate acyltransferase, whose protein sequence is MSNQTSEKQPWVETIRPRPPIIRRLSRWIVYIVGHSLAKMDVEGRDLIPEKGPLLIVGNHFSIWEPPLMIYTISSPLNILAAGDVNWPLAQAWALFLYGYIPTNRESFKPSTIREAKRALDREEFVGIFPEAGMNPDLELRPAKPGAVYLSDLGNAPILPIGFSGYARVYDHWKSMSRPTFRIRIGKPFGPFTVSGNGEQKKQRMEEYGHEVMRRIAALLPPDWRGYYRGDPVVKEYEMYEF, encoded by the coding sequence ATGAGTAATCAAACTTCAGAGAAGCAGCCCTGGGTCGAGACCATCCGGCCGCGACCGCCCATTATCCGGCGATTGTCCAGATGGATAGTATACATCGTTGGGCATTCCCTTGCTAAAATGGATGTGGAGGGCCGCGATCTCATCCCGGAGAAGGGACCACTCCTCATCGTTGGCAACCATTTTAGCATCTGGGAACCTCCGCTGATGATCTATACCATTTCTTCCCCGCTGAATATCCTGGCGGCAGGAGATGTCAACTGGCCGCTGGCACAGGCATGGGCGCTTTTTTTGTACGGATATATTCCCACGAACCGGGAATCGTTCAAACCGTCGACAATCCGGGAGGCAAAGCGGGCTCTGGATCGCGAGGAGTTCGTCGGCATTTTTCCGGAGGCCGGAATGAACCCGGATTTGGAGTTGCGTCCGGCCAAACCCGGTGCGGTGTATTTATCTGACCTGGGGAACGCGCCAATTCTGCCGATCGGCTTCAGTGGTTACGCGCGGGTCTATGACCACTGGAAGAGTATGTCACGCCCGACCTTTCGCATCCGTATCGGCAAACCGTTTGGGCCATTTACGGTCTCCGGAAATGGAGAGCAGAAAAAACAGCGGATGGAGGAATACGGACACGAGGTGATGCGACGCATTGCCGCTTTGCTACCGCCGGACTGGCGGGGGTATTACCGGGGTGATCCCGTGGTCAAAGAATATGAGATGTATGAGTTTTAA